Proteins encoded within one genomic window of Siniperca chuatsi isolate FFG_IHB_CAS linkage group LG4, ASM2008510v1, whole genome shotgun sequence:
- the LOC122875034 gene encoding uncharacterized protein LOC122875034, with translation MFTAEQETHIVNMVIANNSIRLREIQQRIIEDDNTFQNIHNVSISVLSRVLARNRNRMKQICRVPFERNSERVKQLRYDYVQVSYSIIGTESGSVYCSTVHELLFVDEAGFNLTKTRRRGRNIIGHRAMINVPGQRGGNITLCAAISQNGVVHHHATLGPYNTAHIITFLDTLHDMLTNVQRPEQTRYVITWDNVSFHRAALVRNWFTDHSLFTVLNLPPYSPFLNPIEEFFSAWRWKVYDRHPHQCIALLQAMEEACGDTDQASCQAWIWHSRRYFPRCLGLEDIACDVDEILWPDPERRHDVN, from the coding sequence ATGTTCACTGCAGAACAAGAGACCCATATAGTCAATATGGTGATTGCAAATAATTCCATAAGGCTACGAGAAATTCAGCAGCGCATAATTGAGGATGACAACACCttccaaaacatacacaatgtgAGCATTTCTGTATTAAGTCGTGTACTTGCCCGCAACAGAAACCGAATGAAACAAATCTGCAGAGTCCCTTTTGAAAGAAACAGTGAACGTGTAAAACAACTACGATATGACTATGTGCAGGTAAGCTATAGTATCATTGGTACTGAATCTGGAAGTgtatactgtagtactgtacaTGAGCTACTTTTTGTGGATGAGGCAGGTTTTAACCTCACTAAAACAAGGAGACGTGGCAGGAACATTATTGGACACCGTGCCATGATCAATGTCCCAGGACAACGTGGTGGTAACATAACTTTGTGTGCAGCTATTAGTCAAAATGGTGTTGTTCACCATCATGCAACCCTAGGCCCATataacactgcacacattattaCATTCCTGGACACCTTACATGACATGCTCACTAATGTTCAGAGACCAGAGCAGACCAGATATGTCATCACATGGGACAATGTTAGTTTCCATAGGGCTGCTTTGGTCCGCAACTGGTTTACAGATCACTCGCTCTTCACTGTACTCAACCTCCCCCCATACTCTCCATTCTTGAATCCAATTGAAGagttcttctctgcctggcGCTGGAAGGTCTATGACCGTCATCCCCATCAATGCATAGCCCTTTTACAGGCAATGGAGGAGGCATGTGGGGATACTGACCAGGCATCATGTCAGGCCTGGATATGGCATTCCAGAAGATATTTTCCCCGGTGCCTTGGACTAGAGGACATTGCATGTGATGTAGACGAAATTTTGTGGCCGGACCCAGAGAGACGACACGatgtaaactga